The Tamandua tetradactyla isolate mTamTet1 chromosome 8, mTamTet1.pri, whole genome shotgun sequence genome includes a window with the following:
- the LOC143645179 gene encoding olfactory receptor 52A1, with amino-acid sequence MPVSNFTVFMPSVLTLVGVPGLESVQCWIGIPFCAMYLIAMVGNSFLLFIIKSERSLHEPMYIFLAMLGATDIALGSSIMPKILGIFWFHMSEIYFDTCLLQMWLIHTFQGIESGILVAMALDRYVAICYPLRHATIFTCQLVSQIGAVVILRAAILVAPCLVLIKCRLQFYHTTVISHSYCEHMAIVKLAAGNVQVNKIYGLFVAFSVAGFDLIFITLSYIQIFITVFHLPQKEARFKAFNTCIAHICVFLQFYLLAFFSFFTHRFGSHIPPYIHILFSSIYLLFPPFLNPLVYGIKTKQIRVHVIKMLCL; translated from the coding sequence ATGCCCGTTTCCAACTTTACAGTCTTCATGCCTTCTGTATTGACACTAGTAGGGGTCCCAGGCCTCGAGTCTGTACAGTGCTGGATTGGGATTCCATTCTGTGCCATGTACCTCATTGCTATGGTTGgaaattcctttcttctcttcattaTAAAATCTGAACGCAGCCTCCATGAACCCATGTACATCTTCCTAGCCATGCTTGGTGCCACAGATATTGCCCTTGGTAGCAGCATAATGCCCAAGATTCTTGGAATCTTCTGGTTTCACATGTCAGAGATCTATTTTGATACCTGTTTGCTGCAAATGTGGCTTATACACACATTTCAGGGAATAGAGTCAGGCATCCTCGTGGCTATGGCCCTGGACCGTTATGTTGCCATCTGTTATCCACTGAGACATGCCACCATCTTCACCTGCCAGCTGGTTTCCCAAATAGGAGCTGTAGTTATACTTAGGGCTGCCATTCTTGTAGCCCCATGTCTTGTACTGATAAAGTGTCGGCTCCAATTTTATCATACGACAGTCATCTCCCACTCTTACTGTGAGCATATGGCCATTGTGAAACTAGCTGCAGGAAATGTCCAGGTGAACAAGATCTATGGCTTGTTTGTGGCCTTCAGTGTTGCAGGGTTTGACCTTATATTCATCACTTTGTCCTATATCCAGATATTTATTACAGTCTTTCATTTGCCCCAGAAAGAAGCTAGGTTTAAGGCATTCAATACCTGCATTGCTCACATCTGTGTCTTCCTGCAATTCTACCTCCTagccttcttctccttctttacACATAGGTTTGGCTCTCATATTCCCCCTTACATCCATATCCTCTTTTCTAGCATTTATCTGTTGTTCCCTCCATTTCTCAACCCACTTGTCTATGGTATTAAGACCAAGCAGATCCGTGTCCATGTGATTAAAATGTTGTGTTTGTAA
- the LOC143645180 gene encoding olfactory receptor 52A5-like — MLTLNDSVFMPSVLTLTGIPGLESVQCWIGIPFCIMYLIAMIGNTLILAIIKYENRLHKPMYIFLAMLGATDIALSTCILPKMLGIFWLHLPQIYFEACLLQMWLIHSFQAIESGVLLAMALDRYVAICEPLRHATIFSQKLLTYIGVGVTLRAAILVAPCLLLIKCRLKLYRTTVISHSYCEHMAIVKLAAEDIQVNKIYGLFVAFTVLGFDIIFITLSYVQIFITVFQLPQKEARFKAFNTCIAHICVFLQFYLLAFFSFFTHRFGSHIPPYVHILLSNLYLLVPPFLNPIVYGIKTRQIRAQVLKIFFSKETSDH, encoded by the coding sequence ATGCTGACACTCAATGACTCAGTCTTTATGCCTTCTGTCCTAACACTCACTGGGATTCCTGGCCTGGAGTCTGTGCAATGTTGGATTGGGATCCCATTCTGCATCATGTACCTCATTGCTATGATTGGGAATACCCTAATCTTAGCTATAATCAAATATGAGAACCGCCTCCATAAACCCATGTACATTTTCTTGGCCATGTTGGGGGCCACGGACATTGCACTTAGCACATGTATTCTTCCCAAAATGTTAGGCATCTTCTGGTTACATCTGCCACAGATTTATTTTGAAGCTTGCCTGCTGCAAATGTGGCTTATTCACTCATTCCAGGCAATTGAATCAGGTGTACTGCTAGCCATGGCCCTGGACCGCTATGTAGCCATCTGTGAACCTCTGAGACATGCCACCATCTTCTCTCAAAAACTTCTGACATATATTGGTGTTGGGGTGACACTCAGGGCTGCCATTCTCGTAGCACCATGTCTGCTGCTTATCAAATGCCGCCTTAAACTCTACCGAACTACAGTCATCTCCCATTCCTACTGTGAGCACATGGCCATTGTGAAGCTGGCTGCTGAAGATATCCAGGTAAATAAGATATATGGGCTTTTTGTTGCCTTCACTGTCCTAGGATTCGACATAATCTTTATCACCCTGTCTTATGTTCAAATCTTTATCACTGTCTTTCAACTTCCCCAGAAGGAGGCACGGTTCAAAGCCTTCAATACATGTATTGCCCACATTTGTGTCTTCCTACAGTTCTATCTCCTTgcattcttctctttcttcacaCACAGGTTTGGTTCTCACATACCACCCTATGTTCACATTCTCTTGTCAAACCTCTACCTGTTAGTCCCACCTTTTCTCAACCCAATTGTCTATGGGATAAAGACCAGACAAATTCGTGCCCAggtcctgaaaatatttttctccaaagaaacatCTGACCATTAG